A single region of the Lysinibacillus sp. B2A1 genome encodes:
- a CDS encoding sensor histidine kinase KdpD, with the protein MEQDRPAPETFLARLQQEEHVIGKLKIFLGYAAGVGKTYAMLDAAQQAQTLGKDVVVGYVEPHPRPETLALLEGLEQIPTKKIRYKEKDFQELDIDAVLSRNPEIVLIDELAHSNVPTMRHKKRFGDIEELLAKGIHVYTTVNIQHVESLHDLVEEITGIKVRERIPDYLIDQAAQIKIVDIEPDELIQRLQNGKIYSKQQAEKALQSFFSKHNLIALREIALRRAADTITYKQINSNESMKHSVQIEEHILVGISSSPTNAKVIRNAARLSQALHGKFTALYVQKVQESDRTTANSERLQQHIKLVEQLGGHVVIVQEDDIAAALANYAQISGVTKLVIGRTSMRKRWWQPSTKISDQLTEFVPNLAIHIVPDQDNEQFYLPKINVQWSFDWLDLLKMIFIFGFVSIIGLYLYSLGISESNVITIYILGVLMLAIWSSGWIMSIISSITAVLLFNYLFTEPRFSFDAYHRDYPMTFVIMFLSGFITSSLTKKIKKQTMIAVRKSYRMEVLLDVNRRLQHAKTIDDIITEGMVQIVKLVEKPVQFFEIENNSIVKSMFFHTESMSSSENKKAASLFGNPNEHGVVSWVINNKHVAGVSTDVFPEVSAYYLPVMSNGYVKGVIGIALSKQSPLPAFERNILHAIINDFSFALDKWYLQKLHEEVAREAEMEQMRANLLRAISHDLRTPLTAISGNADILLTNASYIPENEKNKLYEDIYKNSKWLVQMVENLLAVSRLENGQFALEMHLELVEEIIQEALCHVVCLNNTHKISYQIEPEFLFAFMDARLIIQVLINIIDNALTYTPPGSVITIQVKESAGLVDFTISDDGPGIDDAIKDTLFEPFTTGKKQRSDSRRGLGLGLALCQTILKLHGSGIHVSDNQPQGTTFHFSLKKE; encoded by the coding sequence ATGGAACAAGATCGACCAGCTCCAGAGACATTTTTAGCGAGGCTTCAACAGGAGGAACACGTTATTGGAAAGCTCAAAATTTTTCTTGGCTATGCTGCTGGTGTAGGGAAAACCTATGCAATGCTAGATGCAGCACAACAGGCTCAGACGCTTGGTAAAGATGTGGTAGTTGGCTATGTAGAGCCTCATCCTCGTCCAGAAACATTAGCCTTACTCGAAGGGCTTGAGCAAATTCCTACCAAAAAAATAAGGTATAAAGAGAAAGATTTTCAGGAATTAGATATTGATGCCGTATTAAGTCGTAATCCAGAAATTGTTCTTATTGATGAATTAGCGCATAGTAATGTACCAACAATGCGACATAAGAAGCGCTTTGGAGATATTGAGGAATTACTTGCAAAGGGAATTCATGTCTATACAACTGTAAATATCCAACATGTTGAAAGTCTTCATGATTTGGTAGAAGAAATAACTGGCATCAAGGTACGGGAACGTATACCAGATTACTTAATTGATCAGGCCGCACAAATAAAAATTGTGGATATTGAACCTGATGAGTTAATTCAACGTCTACAGAATGGCAAAATTTATAGCAAGCAACAAGCAGAGAAAGCCCTACAATCTTTCTTTTCTAAGCATAATTTAATAGCTCTTCGAGAAATTGCACTACGTAGAGCTGCTGATACAATTACCTATAAACAAATTAACAGCAACGAATCGATGAAACATTCTGTACAGATTGAAGAGCATATCCTTGTTGGTATTAGTAGCTCTCCTACAAATGCTAAGGTTATTCGAAATGCTGCAAGACTTTCTCAAGCATTGCATGGCAAATTTACTGCCCTTTATGTACAAAAGGTACAGGAAAGCGATAGGACAACCGCAAACTCAGAGCGATTGCAGCAACATATAAAACTTGTTGAACAGCTTGGTGGTCATGTAGTCATAGTTCAAGAGGATGATATAGCAGCAGCTCTTGCTAACTATGCTCAAATTAGCGGTGTGACAAAATTGGTCATCGGTAGAACAAGCATGAGAAAAAGATGGTGGCAACCAAGCACAAAAATCAGCGATCAACTGACTGAATTTGTACCAAATTTAGCTATTCATATAGTACCAGATCAGGACAATGAACAATTCTATCTACCAAAAATAAATGTACAGTGGTCATTTGACTGGCTTGACTTGTTAAAAATGATTTTCATATTTGGCTTTGTATCCATTATCGGCTTGTATTTATATTCACTTGGTATCAGTGAATCAAATGTCATTACGATTTATATTCTAGGTGTTTTAATGCTTGCTATCTGGTCATCGGGTTGGATAATGAGCATTATTAGCTCCATCACAGCTGTATTACTTTTTAATTACTTATTTACTGAACCACGATTCTCATTTGATGCCTATCATCGAGATTATCCAATGACCTTTGTAATCATGTTCCTTTCAGGGTTCATCACCAGTAGCTTAACAAAAAAAATAAAAAAGCAAACGATGATAGCTGTGCGTAAATCATATCGAATGGAGGTGCTTCTTGATGTAAATCGAAGGTTGCAACACGCTAAAACGATAGATGATATTATTACGGAGGGTATGGTACAAATTGTTAAGCTAGTGGAAAAGCCTGTACAATTTTTTGAAATAGAAAATAACTCCATTGTTAAATCAATGTTTTTTCATACGGAGAGCATGTCAAGTAGTGAAAATAAAAAAGCAGCTTCCCTTTTTGGAAATCCTAATGAGCATGGAGTGGTGAGTTGGGTTATTAATAATAAGCATGTAGCAGGTGTTTCCACTGATGTATTTCCAGAAGTAAGTGCCTACTATTTACCTGTTATGTCAAATGGGTATGTGAAGGGTGTTATTGGCATTGCACTGTCAAAGCAATCACCATTACCTGCATTTGAGCGTAATATTTTGCATGCTATTATCAATGATTTTTCGTTTGCACTCGATAAATGGTATTTACAGAAGCTCCATGAAGAAGTAGCTAGAGAGGCTGAAATGGAACAAATGCGTGCTAACCTTTTGCGTGCTATCTCACATGATTTAAGAACGCCGCTAACAGCTATTTCTGGAAATGCAGATATTTTATTGACGAATGCAAGCTATATTCCAGAGAATGAAAAAAACAAATTATATGAAGATATTTATAAAAATTCAAAATGGCTTGTACAAATGGTTGAAAACTTACTCGCTGTTTCAAGATTAGAAAATGGACAATTCGCTTTAGAGATGCATTTGGAACTTGTAGAAGAAATCATACAAGAGGCACTTTGCCATGTCGTTTGTCTAAATAATACTCATAAAATATCCTATCAAATTGAACCAGAATTCTTATTTGCTTTTATGGATGCACGATTAATCATTCAGGTTTTGATTAATATCATTGATAATGCATTGACCTATACACCTCCTGGTAGCGTGATTACGATACAAGTAAAAGAATCTGCTGGTTTAGTAGATTTCACTATTTCTGATGATGGGCCAGGTATTGATGATGCTATAAAAGACACGCTTTTTGAGCCATTTACAACCGGAAAAAA
- a CDS encoding potassium-transporting ATPase subunit KdpA produces the protein MWQIAIVLIIYVPLVIVTGHYLYRVAMQQGTWIDPIMDRLDGFIYKICGIKRVDMTGKQYVLSLILSNACMVFIGYILLRIQAILFLNPNKIDNMEASLSFNTIISFMTNTNLQHYSGESGLSYLSQMLVIIFMMFTSAATGYAACMAFCRRIVAKTDTIGNFFVDFVRIITRILIPLSIVVSVILVSQGIPQTFKANQTVQTIEGKLQDIALGPVASLESIKHIGTNGGGFYGANSTTPFENPTVISNMIEMLSMMLLPGACVVAFSLMIASRKKKPIFGKQGLAIFVAMTMLFLIGLVTVYIAERAGNPIMNELGITQQLGNMEGKEMRFGVAQSALFTTVTTAFTTGSVNNMHDTLTPLGGLVPMFNMMLNVVFGGKGVGLMNMMMYVLLTIFIACLMIGRTPQFLGKKIEEKEMKLIALCILIHPAIILLFSALAVALPQGVAGITNPGAHGLSQVLYEFASASANNGSGFEGLSDNSVFWNVTTGLAMFFGRYVTIIIQLAIASLLAKKMWHHDSIGTLKTDNTMFTILLVAIVLMIGALTFLPAIALGPITEHLQLYAL, from the coding sequence ATGTGGCAAATAGCCATTGTTTTAATTATATATGTACCACTCGTTATCGTTACTGGTCATTATTTATATCGGGTGGCAATGCAACAAGGAACATGGATTGATCCAATCATGGATAGATTGGATGGGTTTATTTATAAAATTTGTGGTATTAAAAGAGTGGATATGACAGGAAAACAATATGTGCTCTCTTTAATCCTATCAAATGCCTGTATGGTGTTTATTGGCTATATTCTATTACGAATTCAAGCAATCTTGTTTTTAAATCCAAATAAGATTGACAATATGGAAGCATCATTATCTTTTAATACTATTATTTCATTTATGACAAATACAAATCTTCAGCATTATAGTGGTGAATCAGGGCTTAGTTATTTATCACAAATGCTTGTCATTATTTTTATGATGTTTACATCTGCAGCTACTGGTTATGCCGCGTGTATGGCATTCTGTCGTCGTATTGTAGCTAAAACGGATACAATTGGTAACTTCTTTGTAGATTTTGTTCGTATCATTACAAGAATATTAATACCACTTTCTATAGTAGTTTCCGTTATTTTGGTATCACAGGGTATACCACAAACCTTCAAAGCCAATCAAACTGTACAAACGATAGAAGGGAAATTACAAGATATTGCACTAGGACCTGTAGCTTCACTTGAGTCTATTAAGCATATTGGAACAAACGGTGGTGGTTTTTATGGAGCAAATTCTACTACTCCATTTGAAAACCCAACGGTCATTTCAAATATGATTGAAATGCTGTCAATGATGCTATTGCCTGGAGCCTGTGTAGTAGCATTTAGCTTAATGATAGCTTCTAGAAAAAAGAAGCCCATCTTTGGCAAGCAGGGATTAGCTATTTTTGTGGCAATGACCATGTTGTTCCTTATTGGATTAGTGACTGTCTATATAGCGGAGCGAGCAGGTAATCCTATTATGAATGAACTGGGAATTACACAGCAACTTGGTAATATGGAAGGCAAGGAGATGCGCTTTGGCGTGGCGCAGTCTGCGTTATTTACGACAGTGACCACAGCTTTTACAACTGGATCTGTCAACAATATGCATGATACGTTAACTCCGCTAGGTGGGCTTGTACCGATGTTTAATATGATGCTAAATGTTGTCTTTGGTGGTAAGGGCGTTGGTCTTATGAACATGATGATGTATGTGTTGCTAACAATCTTCATTGCTTGTTTGATGATTGGTCGAACGCCTCAATTTTTAGGCAAGAAAATTGAAGAGAAGGAGATGAAGCTTATTGCACTTTGTATTCTAATTCATCCTGCCATTATCCTGCTATTTTCAGCTCTTGCTGTTGCTTTACCACAGGGCGTAGCAGGAATAACGAATCCAGGTGCACATGGATTATCACAAGTACTCTATGAATTTGCTTCTGCTTCAGCAAACAATGGCTCGGGCTTTGAAGGACTTTCCGACAACTCTGTATTTTGGAATGTTACAACAGGTCTAGCTATGTTCTTTGGTCGTTATGTAACGATCATTATTCAGCTAGCAATTGCATCCTTACTGGCTAAAAAAATGTGGCATCATGATTCTATAGGAACGTTGAAAACGGACAATACCATGTTTACAATTCTACTTGTTGCAATCGTTTTAATGATTGGTGCTCTGACATTTTTGCCTGCGATTGCCCTAGGACCAATTACTGAGCACCTACAACTTTATGCATTATGA